A section of the Struthio camelus isolate bStrCam1 chromosome 18, bStrCam1.hap1, whole genome shotgun sequence genome encodes:
- the EPB41L1 gene encoding band 4.1-like protein 1 isoform X1 — protein sequence MTTETGPNSEVKNAQEEAPQQQLEAAATGPTAMAASPGPMANSRDAEASEKPVAQPDSQNAEPGTDMEEKDYSETDGLSDKTTPSKTQKSPQKITKKVKSALCRVTLLDASEYECEVEKHARGQVLFDMVCEHLNLLEKDYFGLTFCDSDSQKNWLDPSKEIKKQIRSGPWNFAFTVKFYPPDPAQLMEDITRYYLCLQLRADIITGRLPCSFVTHALLGSYAVQAELGDYDAEEHVGNYVSELRFAPNQTRELEERIMELHKTYRGMTPGEAEIHFLENAKKLSMYGVDLHHAKDSEGIDIMLGVCANGLLIYRDRLRINRFAWPKILKISYKRSNFYIKIRPGEYEQFESTIGFKLPNHRSAKRLWKVCIEHHTFFRLVSPEPPPKGFLVMGSKFRYSGRTQAQTRQASALIDRPAPFFERSSSKRYTMSRSLDGEFSRPASVSENHDAGAEAEKRDEDGEFGSRRRSEAEDEEVTTPTKIKELKPEQETTPRHKQEFLDKPEDVLLKHQASINELKRTLKEPNSKLVHRDRDRRLPSSPASSSPKHEDETPKGTPEKARERMEEDTLEDFSSEHGASLSMESFTQKSLISSPEGSEHWVFIERETSRLEEVALKKALRVKKEEARAGTSEVKMSVSISKVEMAVGKAKEAAGLEEPADTALDTRRRAKMIASPEDFESVWEDEICEKASREEPSMEGEHLPAESGEEKLKERREEVIIREPALSRPCQTPQEGQRPKISHPDSHQGESKVGLEECVSAAPRKQEARVPATTTEVIKIKVKSSDDKTETSATQRIIYLGDIEGDERENKTHLLSEARERLGLEKGLETTVNIPGEGSGPTAPAEQGSQSTSSVREQRKVVSEKSAIEPDQCETSCDETSPLGHPHSEKEEFLSVQQEQASAGLMGCETQEGDEAILRSREVELEEKDLQRSVREFKLCALAAEGRGAEDMQQQGKVESPALRLAMGDQQGTDSSTAEWEVLGRIIAGREEEESSRVVLQMEEIETKPPPSAVPQQGHPGASEGSEKDKLNVPTPNPLPQQSGSVSAELAQDAGPAQDMQPKGKELSQGTSSLTDVEILTNVIPTTEVTLKDASPIGGKEALKDMSPVTEVEIPKVMSPESEQLQDMGFATGETHQDTSPVVGQPLQNTAVAAVELSQVRDPAPGEAVQDMDLAAGRAARSKIPATEEPLQEKKRMIKELSKEIGSMSGHLSQDEGYGMEELSHDKTPSMEELPPRTEEMELQTGAIIGDLPQKGTEAGGLLHTAAPKAREPHWDLEFNVRQALQDRSSMVQETTKDKGHAPEQPLQDKSPPEEDGHVLHSHSHVVGSCQGSKLYQPFTFRYEGRVKLQASNGIQKTKSGLLMSIAERTEATSQEHEDITVTLASAPFPGVWQAGEMHEKASVASKIKMFEQGEAEQRTVQEGQQCMPEIETAVKKRGKMDLAQDTLLDTGLISSSTVSAIPVETMSSVSSLALRQGVGSGNSSQPLPLKEDVSVNLEHEGEDDADLASPDSGCELTLAEAVSKTQEPSGEEKDLSDPSVKSSLKEDNLKTAIPVVFQRAGLREGAEEKAKPPRHRAPESDTGDEEQDQEKDSVFLKDNHLAIERKCSSITVSSTSSLEAEVDFTVIGDFHGTAFEDISRSLPELDKDKSETEDEGLASSQDTEKVAPGLEEDVKAGEKVSQPSPEVSQLELAVLKTDAATVGLVSGMKKPEAEASAPHRVEGGTPGSKDAIATSHTVTTETISTTSDHSTKPGKGAGPTTDLRSVSPITGSSTGKEVLTSIFSATAETLSTSTTTHVTKTVKGGFSETRIEKRIIITGDEDVDQDQALALAIKEAKLQHPDMLVTKAVVYRETEPSPEERDKKPQES from the exons GGCACAGACATGGAGGAGAAGGATTACAGCGAAACAGATGGGCTCTCTGATAAAACAACACCCAGCAAGACCCAGAAATCACCCCAGAAAATCACCAAGAAAGTCAAGAGTGCCCTCTGCAGAGTGACCCTGCTCGATGCCTCCGAGTATGAGTGCGAAGTGGAG aagcatgCCCGAGGCCAAGTCCTCTTTGACATGGTGTGTGAGCACCtcaacctcctggagaaggatTACTTTGGCCTTACCTTCTGTGACTCGGACAGCCAGAAG AACTGGCTGGATCCCTCCAAAGAGATCAAGAAGCAGATCCGCA GTGGGCCCTGGAACTTTGCCTTCACAGTTAAATTTTACCCTCCTGACCCTGCCCAGCTCATGGAGGACATTACGAG ATACTACCTGTGCCTGCAGCTCCGTGCAGATATCATCACAGGGCGCCTGCCCTGCTCCTTTGTCACACATGCCCTGCTGGGCTCCTATGCTGTGCAGGCTGAGCTGGGGGACTACGATGCTGAGGAGCATGTGGGCAACTATGTCAGTGAGCTCCGCTTTGCCCCTAACCAGACTCGAGAGCTGGAGGAGCGCATCATGGAGCTGCACAAGACCTACCG GGGTATGACCCCAGGTGAAGCGGAGATCCACTTCCTAGAGAATGCAAAGAAGCTCTCCATGTACGGGGTGGACCTGCACCATGCCAAG gattCGGAAGGCATTGACATCATGCTGGGTGTCTGTGCCAATGGCCTCCTCATCTACAGGGACAGGCTAAGGATCAACCGCTTTGCCTGGCCCAAGATCCTCAAAATTTCCTACAAGAGGAGCAATTTCTACATCAAGATCCGCCCTGGTGAG tACGAACAGTTTGAGAGCACCATTGGCTTCAAGCTGCCCAACCACCGCTCTGCCAAGCGTCTCTGGAAGGTCTGCATAGAGCATCACACCTTCTTCAG GCTGGTGTCCCCAGAGCCACCCCCAAAGGGCTTCTTGGTGATGGGCTCCAAGTTCCGCTACAGCGGGCGGACGCAGGCACAAACACGGCAGGCCAGTGCCCTCATCGACCGCCCGGCCCCCTTCTTTGAGCGCTCCTCCAGTAAACGGTACACCATGTCTCGCAGCCTTGATGGAG AGTTCTCGCGCCCGGCCTCTGTCAGCGAGAATCACGATGCTGGGGCAGAAGCTGAGAAGCGGGATGAGGACGGTGAGTTTGGCAGCAGGAGACGGTCTGAGGCAGAAGATGAGGAAGTGACTACCCCAACAAAAATCAAGGAGCTGAAG CCGGAGCAGGAAACAACCCCCAGGCACAAGCAGgag TTTTTAGATAAGCCAGAAGACGTTTTGCTAAAGCATCAGGCCAGCATCAATGAGCTGAAACGGACCTTGAAGGAGCCCAACAGCAAGCTGGTTCACAGGGACCGGGACAGGAGGCTGCCTTCCTCACCAGCCTCTTCCTCACCCAAGCATGAAGATGAAACACCAAAGGGAACCCCAGAGAAGGCCAGAGAG aggatGGAAGAAGataccctagaggatttttcatCTGAGCATGGAGCTTCCCTAAGCATGGAGTCTTTCACGCAGAAAAGCCTTATCTCCTCTCCTGAG GGCTCGGAGCATTGGGTATTTATAGAGAGAGAAACTTCTAGGCTGGAAGAGGTAGCTCTAAAGAAAGCTCTGAGAGTCAAGAAAGAAGAAGCACGTGCAGGTACgtcagaggtgaaaatgagcgtGAGCATATCGAAAGTGGAGATGGCAGTAGGGAAAGCCAAAGAAGCTGCAGGCCTGGAAGAGCCAGCAGATACAGCCCTGGATACCCGGCGAAGAGCAAAAATGATTGCTAGTCCAGAGGATTTTGAGTCTGTCTGGGAGGATGAGATCTGTGAGAAAGCATCCAGGGAGGAGCCCAGCATGGAAGGAGAGCACTTGCCAGCTGAGAGTGGAGAGGAGAAGCtcaaagagaggagagaggaagtgaTTATCAGAGAGCCAGCTCTATCCAGGCCATGTCAGACACCTCAAGAGGGGCAAAGGCCCAAGATTTCACATCCAGACTCTCACCAGGGAGAAAGCAAGGTGGGCTTGGAGGAGTGTGTTTCTGCAGCTCCCAGGAAGCAGGAGGCCAGAGTGCCAGCTACAACCACAGAGGTCATTAAAATTAAAGTGAAGTCTAGTGATGACAAGACTGAGACTTCTGCTACACAGAGGATCATCTACTTAGGAGATATAGAGGGAGATGAGAGGGAGAATAAAACACATCTGCTCTCAGAGGCGAGAGAAAGGCTTGGCTTGGAGAAGGGGCTAGAAACCACGGTAAATATACCAGGGGAGGGCTCAGGGCCCACAGCACCTGCAGAACAAGGGTCCCAGTCCACTTCCTCAGTGCGTGAGCAAAGGAAAGTGGTATCAGAAAAATCTGCCATAGAGCCAGACCAGTGTGAGACAAGCTGTGATGAGACAAGCCCTTTGGGACATCCTCACTCAGAGAAGGAGGAATTTCTGTCAGTACAACAGGAACAAGCATCTGCTGGGCTGATGGGCTGTGAAACACAAGAGGGAGATGAAGCCATATTGCGTTCCCGAGAGGTGGAATTGGAGGAAAAGGATCTGCAAAGGTCAGTAAGAGAATTTAAGCTCTGTGCCCTAGCagctgaaggcagaggagctgaggatATGCAGCAGCAGGGCAAGGTGGAGAGCCCAGCACTGAGACTGGCTATGGGAGACCAGCAGGGCACAGACAGCTCCACGGCAGAGTGGGAGGTGTTGGGAAGGATCAttgcagggagagaagaggaggaaagctcCAGAGTGGTTCTTCAGATGGAAGAGATAGAGACTAAACCACCCCCTTCAGCTGTGCCTCAGCAAGGCCATCCTGGTGCCTCAGAAGGGTCAGAGAAGGATAAACTCAATGTGCCCACCCCTAATCCCTTACCTCAGCAATCAGGCTCTGTCTCTGCAGAGCTAGCCCAGGATGCAGGGCCAGCCCAGGACATGCAGCCCAAGGGCAAAGAGCTGTCCCAAGGCACCAGCTCTTTAACAGATGTGGAAATACTCACGAATGTGATCCCCACAACAGAGGTGACACTCAAGGATGCAAGCCCCATAGGAGGTAAAGAAGCGCTCAAGGATATGAGCCCTGTAACGGAGGTGGAAATACCCAAGGTCATGAGCCCTGAATCTGAACAACTCCAAGACATGGGCTTTGCTACAGGGGAAACGCACCAAGATACAAGTCCTGTTGTGGGACAACCACTCCAAAACACAGCTGTTGCTGCAGTGGAGCTCTCCCAGGTCAGAGATCCAGCCCCAGGGGAGGCAGTTCAAGACATGGACCTtgccgcagggagggcagcccgTAGCAAAATCCCTGCCACAGAAGAGCCACTCCAGGAGAAAAAGCGCATGATAAAAGAGCTGTCCAAAGAAATAGGGTCCATGTCAGGACATTTGTCCCAAGATGAAGGCTATGGGATGGAAGAATTGTCTCATGACAAAACTCCTAGCATGGAAGAGCTGCCTCCCAGGACAGAAGAAATGGAACTACAAACTGGAGCCATAATAGGAGACCTGCCTCAAAAGGGTACTGAAGCTGGAGGGCTGCTCCACACTGCAGCCCCCAAGGCACGAGAGCCTCACTGGGACTTGGAGTTTAATGTGAGACAGGCTCTGCAGGACAGGAGCTCTATGGTACAAGAAACCACCAAGGACAAGGGCCATGCTCCAGAGCAGCCCCTGCAGGATAAGTCTCCTCCTGAAGAAGATGGTCATGTCCTGCATTCCCACTCCCATGTAGTAGGATCATGTCAAGGAAGCAAGCTGTACCAACCTTTTACCTTTAGGTATGAAGGCAGGGTAAAGCTGCAAGCTAGCAATGGGATACAGAAAACAAAGTCTGGGCTACTGATGTCCATTGCTGAGAGGACAGAAGCTACATCCCAAGAGCATGAAGATATCACTGTGACACTGGCTTCAGCCCCGTTTCCAGGGGTCTGGCAGGCTGGCGAGATGCATGAGAAAGCCTCAGTGGCTTCTAAGATTAAGATGTTTGAGCAAGGTGAAGCTGAGCAAAGGACAGTGCAGGAGGGACAACAGTGCATGCCTGAAATTGAGACAGCagtgaaaaaaagggggaagatgGATCTGGCACAAGATACACTTTTGGACACAGGCCTCATCTCATCTTCCACGGTGTCAGCCATTCCTGTGGAAACCATGTCCAGTGTGAGCTCCTTAGCCCTCAGGCAAGGGGTTGGTTCAGGAAACTCATCCCAGCCTCTGCCTCTGAAGGAAGATGTTTCTGTTAATTTGGAGCACGAAGGAGAAGATGATGCTGACCTTGCTTCCCCTGACTCTGGCTGCGAACTCACACTGGCAGAAGCCGTG AGCAAAACTCAGGAACCaagtggggaagaaaaggatttaTCTGACCCATCAGTAAAATCCAGCCTGAAAGAAGACAATTTAAAGACTGCTATTCCAGTGGTCTTCCAG AGAGCAGGCTTAAGGGAGGGTGCCGAGGAGAAAGCTAAACCACCTCGGCACAGGGCTCCTGAGAGCGACACCGGGGATGAGGAGCAGGACCAGGAGAAGGACTCAGTCTTTCTGAAGGACAACCACCTGGCCATCGAGCGCAAGTGCTCCAGCATCACGGTTAGTTCAACATCCAGCCTGGAAGCAGAAGTGGACTTCACGGTAATTGGTGACTTTCATGGGACAGCCTTTGAGGACATCTCCCGAAGTCTGCCCGAGCTGGACAAAGACAAGAGTGAGACAGAAGATGAAGGCCTGGCTTCCTCCCAGGATACTGAAAAAGTAGCTCCTGGACTTGAAGAGGATGTCAAAGCGGGGGAGAAGGTCTCCCAGCCTAGCCCAGAAGTATCCCAGCTAGAG TTGGCAGTGCTGAAAACAGATGCCGCGACTGTTGGTCTGGTGTCGGGCATGAAGAAGCCTGAAGCAGAAGCCTCTGCTCCCCACAGG gtggagggaggcacCCCAGGCAGCAAAGATGCAATAGCCACTTCCCACACTGTCACCACAGAGACCATATCAACAACCTCA GATCATAGCACCAAGCCTGGGAAAGGGGCAGGACCCACAACAGACCTTCGCTCTGTGTCACCG ATCACTGGCAGCTCCACTGGGAAGGAGGTGCTCACCAGCATATTCAGTGCTACCGCAGAAACCCTCTCCACTTCTACCACTACTCATGTTACCAAG ACTGTGAAAGGAGGGTTTTCAGAGACCAGGATAGAGAAGCGCATCATTATCACAGGAGATGAAGATGTGGACCAAGATCAG GCACTGGCTTTAGCAATCAAAGAGGCAAAACTACAGCATCCCGACATGCTGGTAACCAAAGCTGTGGTATACAGAGAAACAGAACCTTCTCCAGAGGAGAGGGACAAGAAACCTCAG GAATCTTGA
- the EPB41L1 gene encoding band 4.1-like protein 1 isoform X2, translated as MTTETGPNSEVKNAQEEAPQQQLEAAATGPTAMAASPGPMANSRDAEASEKPVAQPDSQNAEPGTDMEEKDYSETDGLSDKTTPSKTQKSPQKITKKVKSALCRVTLLDASEYECEVEKHARGQVLFDMVCEHLNLLEKDYFGLTFCDSDSQKNWLDPSKEIKKQIRSGPWNFAFTVKFYPPDPAQLMEDITRYYLCLQLRADIITGRLPCSFVTHALLGSYAVQAELGDYDAEEHVGNYVSELRFAPNQTRELEERIMELHKTYRGMTPGEAEIHFLENAKKLSMYGVDLHHAKDSEGIDIMLGVCANGLLIYRDRLRINRFAWPKILKISYKRSNFYIKIRPGEYEQFESTIGFKLPNHRSAKRLWKVCIEHHTFFRLVSPEPPPKGFLVMGSKFRYSGRTQAQTRQASALIDRPAPFFERSSSKRYTMSRSLDGEFSRPASVSENHDAGAEAEKRDEDGEFGSRRRSEAEDEEVTTPTKIKELKFLDKPEDVLLKHQASINELKRTLKEPNSKLVHRDRDRRLPSSPASSSPKHEDETPKGTPEKARERMEEDTLEDFSSEHGASLSMESFTQKSLISSPEGSEHWVFIERETSRLEEVALKKALRVKKEEARAGTSEVKMSVSISKVEMAVGKAKEAAGLEEPADTALDTRRRAKMIASPEDFESVWEDEICEKASREEPSMEGEHLPAESGEEKLKERREEVIIREPALSRPCQTPQEGQRPKISHPDSHQGESKVGLEECVSAAPRKQEARVPATTTEVIKIKVKSSDDKTETSATQRIIYLGDIEGDERENKTHLLSEARERLGLEKGLETTVNIPGEGSGPTAPAEQGSQSTSSVREQRKVVSEKSAIEPDQCETSCDETSPLGHPHSEKEEFLSVQQEQASAGLMGCETQEGDEAILRSREVELEEKDLQRSVREFKLCALAAEGRGAEDMQQQGKVESPALRLAMGDQQGTDSSTAEWEVLGRIIAGREEEESSRVVLQMEEIETKPPPSAVPQQGHPGASEGSEKDKLNVPTPNPLPQQSGSVSAELAQDAGPAQDMQPKGKELSQGTSSLTDVEILTNVIPTTEVTLKDASPIGGKEALKDMSPVTEVEIPKVMSPESEQLQDMGFATGETHQDTSPVVGQPLQNTAVAAVELSQVRDPAPGEAVQDMDLAAGRAARSKIPATEEPLQEKKRMIKELSKEIGSMSGHLSQDEGYGMEELSHDKTPSMEELPPRTEEMELQTGAIIGDLPQKGTEAGGLLHTAAPKAREPHWDLEFNVRQALQDRSSMVQETTKDKGHAPEQPLQDKSPPEEDGHVLHSHSHVVGSCQGSKLYQPFTFRYEGRVKLQASNGIQKTKSGLLMSIAERTEATSQEHEDITVTLASAPFPGVWQAGEMHEKASVASKIKMFEQGEAEQRTVQEGQQCMPEIETAVKKRGKMDLAQDTLLDTGLISSSTVSAIPVETMSSVSSLALRQGVGSGNSSQPLPLKEDVSVNLEHEGEDDADLASPDSGCELTLAEAVSKTQEPSGEEKDLSDPSVKSSLKEDNLKTAIPVVFQRAGLREGAEEKAKPPRHRAPESDTGDEEQDQEKDSVFLKDNHLAIERKCSSITVSSTSSLEAEVDFTVIGDFHGTAFEDISRSLPELDKDKSETEDEGLASSQDTEKVAPGLEEDVKAGEKVSQPSPEVSQLELAVLKTDAATVGLVSGMKKPEAEASAPHRVEGGTPGSKDAIATSHTVTTETISTTSDHSTKPGKGAGPTTDLRSVSPITGSSTGKEVLTSIFSATAETLSTSTTTHVTKTVKGGFSETRIEKRIIITGDEDVDQDQALALAIKEAKLQHPDMLVTKAVVYRETEPSPEERDKKPQES; from the exons GGCACAGACATGGAGGAGAAGGATTACAGCGAAACAGATGGGCTCTCTGATAAAACAACACCCAGCAAGACCCAGAAATCACCCCAGAAAATCACCAAGAAAGTCAAGAGTGCCCTCTGCAGAGTGACCCTGCTCGATGCCTCCGAGTATGAGTGCGAAGTGGAG aagcatgCCCGAGGCCAAGTCCTCTTTGACATGGTGTGTGAGCACCtcaacctcctggagaaggatTACTTTGGCCTTACCTTCTGTGACTCGGACAGCCAGAAG AACTGGCTGGATCCCTCCAAAGAGATCAAGAAGCAGATCCGCA GTGGGCCCTGGAACTTTGCCTTCACAGTTAAATTTTACCCTCCTGACCCTGCCCAGCTCATGGAGGACATTACGAG ATACTACCTGTGCCTGCAGCTCCGTGCAGATATCATCACAGGGCGCCTGCCCTGCTCCTTTGTCACACATGCCCTGCTGGGCTCCTATGCTGTGCAGGCTGAGCTGGGGGACTACGATGCTGAGGAGCATGTGGGCAACTATGTCAGTGAGCTCCGCTTTGCCCCTAACCAGACTCGAGAGCTGGAGGAGCGCATCATGGAGCTGCACAAGACCTACCG GGGTATGACCCCAGGTGAAGCGGAGATCCACTTCCTAGAGAATGCAAAGAAGCTCTCCATGTACGGGGTGGACCTGCACCATGCCAAG gattCGGAAGGCATTGACATCATGCTGGGTGTCTGTGCCAATGGCCTCCTCATCTACAGGGACAGGCTAAGGATCAACCGCTTTGCCTGGCCCAAGATCCTCAAAATTTCCTACAAGAGGAGCAATTTCTACATCAAGATCCGCCCTGGTGAG tACGAACAGTTTGAGAGCACCATTGGCTTCAAGCTGCCCAACCACCGCTCTGCCAAGCGTCTCTGGAAGGTCTGCATAGAGCATCACACCTTCTTCAG GCTGGTGTCCCCAGAGCCACCCCCAAAGGGCTTCTTGGTGATGGGCTCCAAGTTCCGCTACAGCGGGCGGACGCAGGCACAAACACGGCAGGCCAGTGCCCTCATCGACCGCCCGGCCCCCTTCTTTGAGCGCTCCTCCAGTAAACGGTACACCATGTCTCGCAGCCTTGATGGAG AGTTCTCGCGCCCGGCCTCTGTCAGCGAGAATCACGATGCTGGGGCAGAAGCTGAGAAGCGGGATGAGGACGGTGAGTTTGGCAGCAGGAGACGGTCTGAGGCAGAAGATGAGGAAGTGACTACCCCAACAAAAATCAAGGAGCTGAAG TTTTTAGATAAGCCAGAAGACGTTTTGCTAAAGCATCAGGCCAGCATCAATGAGCTGAAACGGACCTTGAAGGAGCCCAACAGCAAGCTGGTTCACAGGGACCGGGACAGGAGGCTGCCTTCCTCACCAGCCTCTTCCTCACCCAAGCATGAAGATGAAACACCAAAGGGAACCCCAGAGAAGGCCAGAGAG aggatGGAAGAAGataccctagaggatttttcatCTGAGCATGGAGCTTCCCTAAGCATGGAGTCTTTCACGCAGAAAAGCCTTATCTCCTCTCCTGAG GGCTCGGAGCATTGGGTATTTATAGAGAGAGAAACTTCTAGGCTGGAAGAGGTAGCTCTAAAGAAAGCTCTGAGAGTCAAGAAAGAAGAAGCACGTGCAGGTACgtcagaggtgaaaatgagcgtGAGCATATCGAAAGTGGAGATGGCAGTAGGGAAAGCCAAAGAAGCTGCAGGCCTGGAAGAGCCAGCAGATACAGCCCTGGATACCCGGCGAAGAGCAAAAATGATTGCTAGTCCAGAGGATTTTGAGTCTGTCTGGGAGGATGAGATCTGTGAGAAAGCATCCAGGGAGGAGCCCAGCATGGAAGGAGAGCACTTGCCAGCTGAGAGTGGAGAGGAGAAGCtcaaagagaggagagaggaagtgaTTATCAGAGAGCCAGCTCTATCCAGGCCATGTCAGACACCTCAAGAGGGGCAAAGGCCCAAGATTTCACATCCAGACTCTCACCAGGGAGAAAGCAAGGTGGGCTTGGAGGAGTGTGTTTCTGCAGCTCCCAGGAAGCAGGAGGCCAGAGTGCCAGCTACAACCACAGAGGTCATTAAAATTAAAGTGAAGTCTAGTGATGACAAGACTGAGACTTCTGCTACACAGAGGATCATCTACTTAGGAGATATAGAGGGAGATGAGAGGGAGAATAAAACACATCTGCTCTCAGAGGCGAGAGAAAGGCTTGGCTTGGAGAAGGGGCTAGAAACCACGGTAAATATACCAGGGGAGGGCTCAGGGCCCACAGCACCTGCAGAACAAGGGTCCCAGTCCACTTCCTCAGTGCGTGAGCAAAGGAAAGTGGTATCAGAAAAATCTGCCATAGAGCCAGACCAGTGTGAGACAAGCTGTGATGAGACAAGCCCTTTGGGACATCCTCACTCAGAGAAGGAGGAATTTCTGTCAGTACAACAGGAACAAGCATCTGCTGGGCTGATGGGCTGTGAAACACAAGAGGGAGATGAAGCCATATTGCGTTCCCGAGAGGTGGAATTGGAGGAAAAGGATCTGCAAAGGTCAGTAAGAGAATTTAAGCTCTGTGCCCTAGCagctgaaggcagaggagctgaggatATGCAGCAGCAGGGCAAGGTGGAGAGCCCAGCACTGAGACTGGCTATGGGAGACCAGCAGGGCACAGACAGCTCCACGGCAGAGTGGGAGGTGTTGGGAAGGATCAttgcagggagagaagaggaggaaagctcCAGAGTGGTTCTTCAGATGGAAGAGATAGAGACTAAACCACCCCCTTCAGCTGTGCCTCAGCAAGGCCATCCTGGTGCCTCAGAAGGGTCAGAGAAGGATAAACTCAATGTGCCCACCCCTAATCCCTTACCTCAGCAATCAGGCTCTGTCTCTGCAGAGCTAGCCCAGGATGCAGGGCCAGCCCAGGACATGCAGCCCAAGGGCAAAGAGCTGTCCCAAGGCACCAGCTCTTTAACAGATGTGGAAATACTCACGAATGTGATCCCCACAACAGAGGTGACACTCAAGGATGCAAGCCCCATAGGAGGTAAAGAAGCGCTCAAGGATATGAGCCCTGTAACGGAGGTGGAAATACCCAAGGTCATGAGCCCTGAATCTGAACAACTCCAAGACATGGGCTTTGCTACAGGGGAAACGCACCAAGATACAAGTCCTGTTGTGGGACAACCACTCCAAAACACAGCTGTTGCTGCAGTGGAGCTCTCCCAGGTCAGAGATCCAGCCCCAGGGGAGGCAGTTCAAGACATGGACCTtgccgcagggagggcagcccgTAGCAAAATCCCTGCCACAGAAGAGCCACTCCAGGAGAAAAAGCGCATGATAAAAGAGCTGTCCAAAGAAATAGGGTCCATGTCAGGACATTTGTCCCAAGATGAAGGCTATGGGATGGAAGAATTGTCTCATGACAAAACTCCTAGCATGGAAGAGCTGCCTCCCAGGACAGAAGAAATGGAACTACAAACTGGAGCCATAATAGGAGACCTGCCTCAAAAGGGTACTGAAGCTGGAGGGCTGCTCCACACTGCAGCCCCCAAGGCACGAGAGCCTCACTGGGACTTGGAGTTTAATGTGAGACAGGCTCTGCAGGACAGGAGCTCTATGGTACAAGAAACCACCAAGGACAAGGGCCATGCTCCAGAGCAGCCCCTGCAGGATAAGTCTCCTCCTGAAGAAGATGGTCATGTCCTGCATTCCCACTCCCATGTAGTAGGATCATGTCAAGGAAGCAAGCTGTACCAACCTTTTACCTTTAGGTATGAAGGCAGGGTAAAGCTGCAAGCTAGCAATGGGATACAGAAAACAAAGTCTGGGCTACTGATGTCCATTGCTGAGAGGACAGAAGCTACATCCCAAGAGCATGAAGATATCACTGTGACACTGGCTTCAGCCCCGTTTCCAGGGGTCTGGCAGGCTGGCGAGATGCATGAGAAAGCCTCAGTGGCTTCTAAGATTAAGATGTTTGAGCAAGGTGAAGCTGAGCAAAGGACAGTGCAGGAGGGACAACAGTGCATGCCTGAAATTGAGACAGCagtgaaaaaaagggggaagatgGATCTGGCACAAGATACACTTTTGGACACAGGCCTCATCTCATCTTCCACGGTGTCAGCCATTCCTGTGGAAACCATGTCCAGTGTGAGCTCCTTAGCCCTCAGGCAAGGGGTTGGTTCAGGAAACTCATCCCAGCCTCTGCCTCTGAAGGAAGATGTTTCTGTTAATTTGGAGCACGAAGGAGAAGATGATGCTGACCTTGCTTCCCCTGACTCTGGCTGCGAACTCACACTGGCAGAAGCCGTG AGCAAAACTCAGGAACCaagtggggaagaaaaggatttaTCTGACCCATCAGTAAAATCCAGCCTGAAAGAAGACAATTTAAAGACTGCTATTCCAGTGGTCTTCCAG AGAGCAGGCTTAAGGGAGGGTGCCGAGGAGAAAGCTAAACCACCTCGGCACAGGGCTCCTGAGAGCGACACCGGGGATGAGGAGCAGGACCAGGAGAAGGACTCAGTCTTTCTGAAGGACAACCACCTGGCCATCGAGCGCAAGTGCTCCAGCATCACGGTTAGTTCAACATCCAGCCTGGAAGCAGAAGTGGACTTCACGGTAATTGGTGACTTTCATGGGACAGCCTTTGAGGACATCTCCCGAAGTCTGCCCGAGCTGGACAAAGACAAGAGTGAGACAGAAGATGAAGGCCTGGCTTCCTCCCAGGATACTGAAAAAGTAGCTCCTGGACTTGAAGAGGATGTCAAAGCGGGGGAGAAGGTCTCCCAGCCTAGCCCAGAAGTATCCCAGCTAGAG TTGGCAGTGCTGAAAACAGATGCCGCGACTGTTGGTCTGGTGTCGGGCATGAAGAAGCCTGAAGCAGAAGCCTCTGCTCCCCACAGG gtggagggaggcacCCCAGGCAGCAAAGATGCAATAGCCACTTCCCACACTGTCACCACAGAGACCATATCAACAACCTCA GATCATAGCACCAAGCCTGGGAAAGGGGCAGGACCCACAACAGACCTTCGCTCTGTGTCACCG ATCACTGGCAGCTCCACTGGGAAGGAGGTGCTCACCAGCATATTCAGTGCTACCGCAGAAACCCTCTCCACTTCTACCACTACTCATGTTACCAAG ACTGTGAAAGGAGGGTTTTCAGAGACCAGGATAGAGAAGCGCATCATTATCACAGGAGATGAAGATGTGGACCAAGATCAG GCACTGGCTTTAGCAATCAAAGAGGCAAAACTACAGCATCCCGACATGCTGGTAACCAAAGCTGTGGTATACAGAGAAACAGAACCTTCTCCAGAGGAGAGGGACAAGAAACCTCAG GAATCTTGA